The DNA region CGACCGTGTCGTTGCTGAGCACTGTGCCGCTCACCGTGTTCGGGGCGGCGTCTTCTGTGATGCTGGCGCTGTCGTTCACCGCCACTGGGCTGCTGTCGGTGATCACGATGTCGAGGTTATTGATCGGACTGGTGGCGCCTAGGTCGTCGGTCACGCTAATCGCGATGCTATCGGTGACATCGCCGTTGACGCTTTGTACGTTCGGGTCGTAGGTGTAGCTGACGACGCCTGTGCCGGCATTGTAGCCAGTCAGGATCAAGGTGCCTTCGCCAGTGTTGATGCTGACTGGGCTGCTGCCAAGATTGCCGAGTTGTGCTTCGGTCACGGTGGTGCCGCCTACGCTAATGCTGGCGAGGCCGGCCGGGGTGCTGACACTGAAGCTACCTGCCGTCGCGCCTGCGGTCTCAGGCAAGGTGCTGTCGCCAGCCGCAAGGCCGTTGGTGTCAGGGATACTGACGCTAGGCGCGCCATCGGTGTTGCCGTTAATGGTGATGTTGAGCACGGCTGTCGTTGTCGTGCCGTCGCCATCGGTCAGCGTGTAGGTGTAGCTGTCGATCAAGGTTTGACCGTTTGTTGAGCGCGTTCACCGCTGGGTTGGCGTTGTTCAGTGTGTAGCTGTAAGTGCCGTCGCTGTTCAACACCAGACTGCCGTACGTTAGGTTGCCACTGTAGGCGCTGATCGGGGTCGCGTTGCTGTCTGCACCGACCGTGTCGTTGCTGAGCACTGTGCCGCTCACCGTGTTCGGGGCGGCGTCTTCTGTGATGCTGGCGCTGTCGTTCACCGCCACTGGGCTGCTGTCGGTGATCACGATGTCGAGGTTATTGATCGGACTGGTGGCGCCTAGGTCGTCGGTCACGCTAATCGCGATGCTATCGGTGACATCGCCGTTGACGCTTTGTACGTTCGGGTCGTAGGTGTAGCTGACGACGCCTGTGCCGGCATTGTAGCCAGTCAGGATCAGGGTGCCTTCGCCAGTGTTGATGCTGACTGGGCTGCTGCCAAGATTGCCGAGTTGTGCTTCGGTCACGGTGGTGCCGCCTACGCTAATGCTGGCGAGGCCGGCCGGGGTGCTGACACTGAAGCTACCTGCCGTCGCGCCTGCGGTCTCAGGCAAGGTGCTGTCGCCAGCCGCAAGGCCGTTGGTGTCAGGGATACTGACGCTAGGCGCGCCATCGGTGTTGCCGTTAATGGTGATGTTGAGCACGGCTGTCGTTGTCGTGCCGTCGCCATCGGTCAGCGTGTAGGTGTAGCTGTCGATCAAGGTTTGACCGTTGTTGAGCGCGTTCACCGCTGGGTTGGCGTTGTTCAGTGTGTAGCTGTAAGTGCCGTCGCTGTTCAACACCAGACTGCCGTACGTTAGGTTGCCACTGTAGGCGCTGATCGGGGTCGCGTTGCTGTCTGCACCGACCGTGTCGTTGCTGAGCACTGTGCCGCTCACCGTGTTCGGGGCGGCGTCTTCTGTGATGCTGGCGCTGTCGTTCACCGCCACTGGGCTGCTGTCGGTGATCACGATGTCGAGGTTATTGATCGGACTGGTGGCGCCTAGGTCGTCGGTCACGCTAATCGCGATGCTATCGGTGACATCGCCGTTGACGCTTTGTACGTTCGGGTCGTAGGTGTAGCTGACGACGCCTGTGCCGGCATTGTAGCCAGTCAGGATCAGGGTGCCTTCGCCAGTGTTGATGCTGACTGGGCTGCTGCCAAGATTGCCGAGTTGTGCTTCGGTCACGGTGGTGCCGCCTACGCTAATGCTGGCGAGGCCGGCCGGGGTGCTGACACTGAAGCTACCTGCCGTCGCGCCTGCGGTCTCAGGCAAGGTGCTGTCGCCAGCCGCAAGGCCGTTGGTGTCAGGGATACTGACGCTAGGCGCGCCATCGGTGTTGCCGTTAATGGTGATGTTGAGCACGGCTGTCGTTGTCGTGCCGTCGCCATCGGTCAGCGTGTAGGTGTAGCTGTCGATCAAGGTTTGACCGTTGTTGAGCGCGTTCACCGCTGGGTTGGCGTTGTTCAGTGTGTAGCTGTAAGTGCCGTCGCTGTTCAACACCAGACTGCCGTACGTTAGGTTGCCACTGTAGGCGCTGATCGGGGTCGCGTTGCTGTCTGCACCGACCGTGTCGTTGCTGAGCACTGTGCCGCTCACCGTGTTCGGGGCGGCGTCTTCTGTGATGCTGGCGCTGTCGTTCACCGCCACTGGGCTGCTGTCGGTGATCACGATGTCGAGGTTATTGATCGGACTGGTGGCGCCTAGGTCGTCGGTCACGCTAATCGCGATGCTATCGGTGACATCGCCGTTGACGCTTTGTACGTTCGGGTCGTAGGTGTAGCTGACGACGCCTGTGCCGGCATTGTAGCCAGTCAGGATCAGGGTGCCTTCGCCAGTGTTGATGCTGACTGGGCTGCTGCCAAGATTGCCGAGTTGTGCTTCGGTCACGGTGGTGCCGCCTACGCTAATGCTGGCGAGGCCGGCCGGGGTGCTGACACTGAAGCTACCTGCCGTCGCGCCTGCGGTCTCAGGCAAGGTGCTGTCGCCAGCCGCAAGGCCGTTGGTGTCAGGGATACTGACGCTAGGCGCGCCATCGGTGTTGCCGTTAATGGTGATGTTGAGCACGGCTGTCGTTGTCGTGCCGTCGCCATCGGTCAGCGTGTAGGTGTAGCTGTCGATCAAGGTTTGACCGTTGTTGAGCGCGTTCACCGCTGGGTTGGCGTTGTTCAGTGTGTAGCTGTAAGTGCCGTCGCTGTTCAACACCAGACTGCCGTACGTTAGGTTGCCACTGTAGGCGCTGATCGGGGTCGCGTTGCTGTCTGCACCGACCGTGTCGTTGCTGAGCACTGTGCCGCTCACCGTGTTCGGGGCGGCGTCTTCTGTGATGCTGGCGCTGTCGTTCACCGCCACTGGGCTGCTGTCGGTGATCACGATGTCGAGGTTATTGATCGGACTGGTGGCGCCTAGGTCGTCGGTCACGCTAATCGCGATGCTATCGGTGACATCGCCGTTGACGCTTTGTACGTTCGGGTCGTAGGTGTAGCTGACGACGCCTGTGCCGGCATTGTAGCCAGTCAGGATCAGGGTGCCTTCGCCAGTGTTGATGCTGACTGGGCTGCTGCCAAGATTGCCGAGTTGTGCTTCGGTCACGGTGGTGCCGCCTACGCTAATGCTGGCGAGGCCGGCCGGGGTGCTGACACTGAAGCTACCTGCCGTCGCGCCTGCGGTCTCAGGCAAGGTGCTGTCGCCAGCCGCAAGGCCGTTGGTGTCAGGGATACTGACGCTAGGCGCGCCATCGGTGTTGCCGTTAATGGTGATGTTGAGCACGGCTGTCGTTGTCGTGCCGTCGCCATCGGTCAGCGTGTAGGTGTAGCTGTCGATCAAGGTTTGACCGTTGTTGAGCGCGTTCACCGCTGGGTTGGCGTTGTTCAGTGTGTAGCTGTAAGTGCCGTCGCTGTTCAACACCAGACTGCCGTACGTTAGGTTGCCACTGTAGGCGCTGATCGGGGTCGCGTTGCTGTCTGCACCGACCGTGTCGTTGCTGAGCACTGTGCCGCTCACCGTGTTCGGGGCGGCGTCTTCTGTGATGCTGGCGCTGTCGTTCACCGCCACTGGGCTGCTGTCGGTGATCACGATGTCGAGGTTATTGATCGGACTGGTGGCGCCTAGGTCGTCGGTCACGCTAATCGCGATGCTATCGGTGACATCGCCGTTGACGCTTTGTACGTTCGGGTCGTAGGTGTAGCTGACGACGCCTGTGCCGGCATTGTAGCCAGTCAGGATCAGGGTGCCTTCGCCAGTGTTGATGCTGACTGGGCTGCTGCCAAGATTGCCGAGTTGTGCTTCGGTCACGGTGGTGCCGCCTACGCTAATGCTGGCGAGGCCGGCCGGGGTGCTGACACTGAAGCTACCTGCCGTCGCGCCTGCGGTCTCAGGCAAGGTGCTGTCGCCAGCCGCAAGGCCGTTGGTGTCAGGGATACTGACGCTAGGCGCGCCATCGGTGTTGCCGTTAATGGTGATGTTGAGCACGGCTGTCGTTGTCGTGCCGTCGCCATCGGTCAGCGTGTAGGTGTAGCTGTCGATCAAGGTTTGACCGTTGTTGAGCGCGTTCACCGCTGGGTTGGCGTTGTTCAGTGTGTAGCTGTAAGTGCCGTCGCTGTTCAACACCAGACTGCCGTACGTTAGGTTGCCACTGTAGGCGCTGATCGGGGTCGCGTTGCTGTCTGCACCGACCGTGTCGTTGCTGAGCACTGTGCCGCTCACCGTGTTCGGGGCGGCGTCTTCTGTGATGCTGGCGCTGTCGTTCACCGCCACTGGGCTGCTGTCGGTGATCACGATGTCGAGGTTATTGATCGGACTGGTGGCGCCTAGGTCGTCGGTCACGCTAATCGCGATGCTATCGGTGACATCGCCGTTGACGCTTTGTACGTTCGGGTCGTAGGTGTAGCTGACGACGCCTGTGCCGGCATTGTAGCCAGTCAGGATCAGGGTGCCTTCGCCAGTGTTGATGCTGACTGGGCTGCTGCCAAGATTGCCGAGTTGTGCTTCGGTCACGGTGGTGCCGCCTACGCTAATGCTGGCGAGGCCGGCCGGGGTGCTGACACTGAAGCTACCTGCCGTCGCGCCTGCGGTCTCAGGCAAGGTGCTGTCGCCAGCCGCAAGGCCGTTGGTGTCAGGGATACTGACGCTAGGCGCGCCATCGGTGTTGCCGTTAATGGTGATGTTGAGCACGGCTGTCGTTGTCGTGCCGTCGCCATCGGTCAGCGTGTAGGTGTAGCTGTCGATCAAGGTTTGACCGTTGTTGAGCGCGTTCACCGCTGGGTTGGCGTTGTTCAGTGTGTAGCTGTAAGTGCCGTCGCTGTTCAACACCAGACTGCCGTACGTTAGGTTGCCACTGTAGGCGCTGATCGGGGTCGCGTTGCTGTCTGCACCGACCGTGTCGTTGCTGAGCACTGTGCCGCTCACCGTGTTCGGGGCGGCGTCTTCTGTGATGCTGGCGCTGTCGTTCACCGCCACTGGGCTGCTGTCGGTGATCACGATGTCGAGGTTATTGATCGGACTGGTGGCGCCTAGGTCGTCGGTCACGCTAATCGCGATGCTATCGGTGACATCGCCGTTGACGCTTTGTACGTTCGGGTCGTAGGTGTAGCTGACGACGCCTGTGCCGGCATTGTAGCCAGTCAGGATCAGGGTGCCTTCGCCAGTGTTGATGCTGACTGGGCTGCTGCCAAGATTGCCGAGTTGTGCTTCGGTCACGGTGGTGCCGCCTACGCTAATGCTGGCGAGGCCGGCCGGGGTGCTGACACTGAAGCTACCTGCCGTCGCGCCTGCGGTCTCAGGCAAGGTGCTGTCGCCAGCCGCAAGGCCGTTGGTGTCAGGGATACTGACGCTAGGCGCGCCATCGGTGTTGCCGTTAATGGTGATGTTGAGCACGGCTGTCGTTGTCGTGCCGTCGCCATCGGTCAGCGTGTAGGTGTAGCTGTCGATCAAGGTTTGACCGTTGTTGAGCGCGTTCACCGCTGGGTTGGCGTTGTTCAGTGTGTAGCTGTAAGTGCCGTCGCTGTTCAACACCAGACTGCCGTACGTTAGGTTGCCACTGTAGGCGCTGATCGGGGTCGCGTTGCTGTCTGCACCGACCGTGTCGTTGCTGAGCACTGTGCCGCTCACCGTGTTCGGGGCGGCGTCTTCTGTGATGCTGGCGCTGTCGTTCACCGCCACTGGGCTGCTGTCGGTGATCACGATGTCGAGGTTATTGATCGGACTGGTGGCGCCTAGGTCGTCGGTCACGCTAATCGCGATGCTATCGGTGACATCGCCGTTGACGCTTTGTACGTTCGGGTCGTAGGTGTAGCTGACGACGCCTGTGCCGGCATTGTAGCCAGTCAGGATCAGGGTGCCTTCGCCAGTGTTGATGCTGACTGGGCTGCTGCCAAGATTGCCGAGTTGTGCTTCGGTCACGGTGGTGCCGCCTACGCTAATGCTGGCGAGGCCGGCCGGGGTGCTGACACTGAAGCTACCTGCCGTCGCGCCTGCGGTCTCAGGCAAGGTGCTGTCGCCAGCCGCAAGGCCGTTGGTGTCAGGGATACTGACGCTAGGCGCGCCATCGGTGTTGCCGTTAATGGTGATGTTGAGCACGGCTGTCGTTGTCGTGCCGTCGCCATCGGTCAGCGTGTAGGTGTAGCTGTCGATCAAGGTTTGACCGTTGTTGAGCGCGTTCACCGCTGGGTTGGCGTTGTTCAGTGTGTAGCTGTAAGTGCCGTCGCTGTTCAACACCAGACTGCCGTACGTTAGGTTGCCACTGTAGGCGCTGATCGGGGTCGCGTTGCTGTCTGCACCGACCGTGTCGTTGCTGAGCACTGTGCCGCTCACCGTGTTCGGGGCGGCGTCTTCTGTGATGCTGGCGCTGTCGTTCACCGCCACTGGGCTGCTGTCGGTGATCACGATGTCGAGGTTATTGATCGGACTGGTGGCGCCTAGGTCGTCGGTCACGCTAATCGCGATGCTATCGGTGACATCGCCGTTGACGCTTTGTACGTTCGGGTCGTAGGTGTAGCTGACGACGCCTGTGCCGGCATTGTAGCCAGTCAGGATCAGGGTGCCTTCGCCAGTGTTGATGCTGACTGGGCTGCTGCCAAGATTGCCGAGTTGTGCTTCGGTCACGGTGGTGCCGCCTACGCTAATGCTGGCGAGGCCGGCCGGGGTGCTGACACTGAAGCTACCTGCCGTCGCGCCTGCGGTCTCAGGCAAGGTGCTGTCGCCAGCCGCAAGGCCGTTGGTGTCAGGGATACTGACGCTAGGCGCGCCATCGGTGTTGCCGTTAATGGTGATGTTGAGCACGGCTGTCGTTGTCGTGCCGTCGCCATCGGTCAGCGTGTAGGTGTAGCTGTCGATCAAGGTTTGAC from Methylotenera sp. L2L1 includes:
- a CDS encoding retention module-containing protein, coding for MALIGKIIAITGTATLISNNGNQRDLRLGDNIQTADTIKTGAGVEVELQLANGQVIHIGAEQLIAFADELVEAFVPASLDSSVNVATIDTVVKAIEEGKDISEVLEETAAGPGGSSNSYGFGFVDLLRINDDLNNFRFAYEFGSATPIDTALSGNSFADVINQQDAAEIATDSSPVAVNDSASITEDAAPNTVSGTVLSNDTVGADSNATPISAYSGNLTYGSLVLNSDGTYSYTLNNANPAVNALNNGQTLIDSYTYTLTDGDGTTTTAVLNITINGNTDGAPSVSIPDTNGLAAGDSTLPETAGATAGSFSVSTPAGLASISVGGTTVTEAQLGNLGSSPVSINTGEGTLILTGYNAGTGVVSYTYDPNVQSVNGDVTDSIAISVTDDLGATSPINNLDIVITDSSPVAVNDSASITEDAAPNTVSGTVLSNDTVGADSNATPISAYSGNLTYGSLVLNSDGTYSYTLNNANPAVNALNNGQTLIDSYTYTLTDGDGTTTTAVLNITINGNTDGAPSVSIPDTNGLAAGDSTLPETAGATAGSFSVSTPAGLASISVGGTTVTEAQLGNLGSSPVSINTGEGTLILTGYNAGTGVVSYTYDPNVQSVNGDVTDSIAISVTDDLGATSPINNLDIVITDSSPVAVNDSASITEDAAPNTVSGTVLSNDTVGADSNATPISAYSGNLTYGSLVLNSDGTYSYTLNNANPAVNALNNGQTLIDSYTYTLTDGDGTTTTAVLNITINGNTDGAPSVSIPDTNGLAAGDSTLPETAGATAGSFSVSTPAGLASISVGGTTVTEAQLGNLGSSPVSINTGEGTLILTGYNAGTGVVSYTYDPNVQSVNGDVTDSIAISVTDDLGATSPINNLDIVITDSSPVAVNDSASITEDAAPNTVSGTVLSNDTVGADSNATPISAYSGNLTYGSLVLNSDGTYSYTLNNANPAVNALNNGQTLIDSYTYTLTDGDGTTTTAVLNITINGNTDGAPSVSIPDTNGLAAGDSTLPETAGATAGSFSVSTPAGLASISVGGTTVTEAQLGNLGSSPVSINTGEGTLILTGYNAGTGVVSYTYDPNVQSVNGDVTDSIAISVTDDLGATSPINNLDIVITDSSPVAVNDSASITEDAAPNTVSGTVLSNDTVGADSNATPISAYSGNLTYGSLVLNSDGTYSYTLNNANPAVNALNNGQTLIDSYTYTLTDGDGTTTTAVLNITINGNTDGAPSVSIPDTNGLAAGDSTLPETAGATAGSFSVSTPAGLASISVGGTTVTEAQLGNLGSSPVSINTGEGTLILTGYNAGTGVVSYTYDPNVQSVNGDVTDSIAISVTDDLGATSPINNLDIVITDSSPVAVNDSASITEDAAPNTVSGTVLSNDTVGADSNATPISAYSGNLTYGSLVLNSDGTYSYTLNNANPAVNALNNGQTLIDSYTYTLTDGDGTTTTAVLNITINGNTDGAPSVSIPDTNGLAAGDSTLPETAGATAGSFSVSTPAGLASISVGGTTVTEAQLGNLGSSPVSINTGEGTLILTGYNAGTGVVSYTYDPNVQSVNGDVTDSIAISVTDDLGATSPINNLDIVITDSSPVAVNDSASITEDAAPNTVSGTVLSNDTVGADSNATPISAYSGNLTYGSLVLNSDGTYSYTLNNANPAVNALNNGQTLIDSYTYTLTDGDGTTTTAVLNITINGNTDGAPSVSIPDTNGLAAGDSTLPETAGATAGSFSVSTPAGLASISVGGTTVTEAQLGNLGSSPVSINTGEGTLILTGYNAGTGVVSYTYDPNVQSVNGDVTDSIAISVTDDLGATSPINNLDIVITDSSPVAVNDSASITEDAAPNTVSGTVLSNDTVGADSNATPISAYSGNLTYGSLVLNSDGTYSYTLNNANPAVNALNNGQTLIDSYTYTLTDGDGTTTTAVLNITINGNTDGAPSVSIPDTNGLAAGDSTLPETAGATAGSFSVSTPAGLASISVGGTTVTEAQLGNLGSSPVSINTGEGTLILTGYNAGTGVVSYTYDPNVQSVNGDVTDSIAISVTDDLGATSPINNLDIVITDSSPVAVNDSASITEDAAPNTVSGTVLSNDTVGADSNATPISAYSGNLTYGSLVLNSDGTYSYTLNNANPAVNALNNGQTLIDSYTYTLTDGDGTTTTAVLNITINGNTDGAPSVSIPDTNGLAAGDSTLPETAGATAGSFSVSTPAGLASISVGGTTVTEAQLGNLGSSPVSINTGEGTLILTGYNAGTGVVSYTYDPNVQSVNGDVTDSIAISVTDDLGATSPINNLDIVITDSSPVAVNDSASITEDAAPNTVSGTVLSNDTVGADSNATPISAYSGNLTYGSLVLNSDGTYSYTLNNANPAVNALNKRSNLDRQLHLHADRWRRHDNDSRAQHHH